DNA sequence from the Huiozyma naganishii CBS 8797 chromosome 10, complete genome genome:
GCCTCGGCGTTGAATGGACCCACTCGTTAAAGTCTCCGCGCACGCACTGCAGGTTGTCCGGTCTGTGGACCCGTACGAGGGGTACTTTGACGCTGCGCATCTGGAGGTTCTTGTCCCACTGGTTAGAGTAGTAACTTGCAAAGGGCCGCACGGTGACGTCCTCGCCGCTGTGGAACACGAACTCGTTGAACAGGTGCATCAGTAGAGATTGTTCGACGGATACCACTGGCGTTGAAGCGTGCCGCTTGGCGACCTCGTAGGCGATGTAGCCACAACCGCTCCCGGGGACGACTACAAGGTCATGGGAATTTAGATTCAGTGGGGACAGTTGCGACTCGATGTACTCGACAAGTGGTTGACTCTCACGGTGTTGGAACTCTGGTGCCCAGTCCCTGCACAAGTGCTGTAGGGCCTCCCCGACGCGCGTGGGGGACACATCTCCGCCACGGGCCCCAGGGGAACACACCAGTGTTTCGTAGTCCTCGTGCCGGTGATGAGACTCGCCAGTCAATTGTAACCCACCGCTCGGCAGTATGTCAACTGCAAACCCAAGGCTTTCGCACAGTTGGATGAGGGTTTCTCGACAGGACTCCTCCTTGTTCACCTCGAGCAACTGCTCCAATGCGGACCGCAATACACGCCACACGACGCTGCCGTTCTCGAGTATCGCACCGTTCACACTGGCGATCTTGTCGAAGTACCCAACCTGTATCAGTTGCTCTCGTTGTTCCTGCGGTAACGCAATCGTCCTGTCCACTATGACGGCGTTCCCCTTCGCCATGGCCCGCTCATACCGTGCCATCCCGGCCAACGCCCGCTGCAACTCCCTCAACTCGGTTGTTCCGACACTTCGGTGACCACTAGACAGCACCTGCCACCCGGGGGTCTTCAACAGACCGGGAACCTTCGGGCCAGTGCCCTCGATGAACCGTGCCACGACCCTCTGGAACAGCGCGCTTCGACGCAACAGGGACAAcatcacaaacacaacagtCGCAGCAACCAGGAACTGTTCTCGCACCATTGACAGACGTGCTGACGACCGGACGGCAACTGCTCGAGACCAGAACCTTCAAGAACCGGTCCTCGAGGTCCTCTGCGTTATATAATTGCATTGGACCCTTTAACGGTTCTCGAGGTCTGCAGGTCTCGAGGAGGGCGAAGAGGCAGCAATGACGTTTCAAGAGTGGCTGCCGAACTGTCTGGTGGTACGGCAGGTGCGGTCGTCCAAGGGTGATGTCGAGTTCGCCGGTGACGGCGGTGAACTGTCCTGGTCAGAGTTGA
Encoded proteins:
- the KNAG0J01970 gene encoding uncharacterized protein (similar to Saccharomyces cerevisiae YMR209C; ancestral locus Anc_8.722), with protein sequence MVREQFLVAATVVFVMLSLLRRSALFQRVVARFIEGTGPKVPGLLKTPGWQVLSSGHRSVGTTELRELQRALAGMARYERAMAKGNAVIVDRTIALPQEQREQLIQVGYFDKIASVNGAILENGSVVWRVLRSALEQLLEVNKEESCRETLIQLCESLGFAVDILPSGGLQLTGESHHRHEDYETLVCSPGARGGDVSPTRVGEALQHLCRDWAPEFQHRESQPLVEYIESQLSPLNLNSHDLVVVPGSGCGYIAYEVAKRHASTPVVSVEQSLLMHLFNEFVFHSGEDVTVRPFASYYSNQWDKNLQMRSVKVPLVRVHRPDNLQCVRGDFNEWVHSTPRQSGRIVVVSAYFLDTAQNVFEYVSSVESLAMACPNTVHWVNVGPLKYGTQPAVQFTAQELSRLLAARGWKETAPPSDDHGDLNGYLTNVESLYQGYYALYKFHKTLTAGSTKQ